In the Oryza glaberrima chromosome 6, OglaRS2, whole genome shotgun sequence genome, one interval contains:
- the LOC127777489 gene encoding anthranilate O-methyltransferase 2-like, producing MINTERDFHMVGGEGEISYARNSRVQNKAMMETKSILDKVTQEVYTGLLPRNMVIADLGCSSGPNTLRFVSEVINIITKCQNKLGQIDLMDLQFFLNDLPGNDFNHLFRTLETFKKANETNHEGEIVPAYYICGVPGSYYTRLFPQQTIHLFHSSISLHWLSQVPEELNGRKKVYLNEENIYITKTTPQSVVKLFQEQFYKDFSLFLTLRHEELVLGGQMVLTFCGRKDEDARSGSELNNLFGLLAQSLQSLVAEGLVEKENLESFNLPLYGPSVGEVDEIVKNVNLFEMDHINLFECNWDPYDDSQGDIVHDSALSGMNVAKCIRAALQPLIASYFGEDILNALFEEYAHRVAKHLEKEKGKFAFIVVSLKKRSYIKIGS from the exons ATGATCAACACGGAACGTGATTTCCACATGGTCGGAGGGGAAGGAGAAATTAGCTATGCCAGGAATTCTAGGGTTCAA AACAAGGCTATGATGGAGACTAAGTCAATCCTCGATAAGGTAACCCAAGAAGTATACACTGGTCTTTTACCACGTAACATGGTTATTGCCGACCTTGGCTGCTCCTCAGGACCGAACACATTGCGTTTTGTCTCGGAGGTGATAAATATCATAACTAAGTGCCAAAATAAGCTAGGACAAATTGATTTAATGGATCTTCAGTTCTTCTTAAATGACCTACCTGGTAATGACTTCAATCACCTCTTCCGGACATTGGAAACGTTTAAGAAGGCAAATGAAACAAATCATGAAGGAGAAATAGTACCTGCATACTATATTTGTGGAGTGCCAGGTTCCTATTACACAAGGCTTTTTCCTCAACAAACTATTCATCTCTTTCACTCCTCGATATCTCTTCACTGGCTCTCTCAG GTGCCTGAGGAGCTGAATGGCAGGAAAAAAGTGTACCTAAATGAAGAAAACATATACATCACAAAGACTACACCACAGTCCGTGGTGAAACTATTCCAAGAGCAGTTCTACAAGGACTTCTCCCTCTTCCTCACGTTACGCCATGAGGAACTCGTGCTTGGGGGCCAGATGGTACTGACATTTTGCGGGAGAAAGGATGAGGACGCACGCAGTGGATCAGAACTAAACAATCTCTTTGGTTTGCTTGCACAATCACTACAATCTCTTGTCGCTGAG GGCTTGGTGGAGAAGGAAAACCTTGAGTCCTTCAATCTACCACTGTATGGGCCATCCGTCGGTGAGGTAGATGAAATAGTGAAGAACGTCAATTTGTTCGAAATGGATCACATCAATCTGTTTGAGTGTAATTGGGATCCTTATGATGACTCACAAGGTGATATTGTGCATGACAGTGCCTTGAGTGGCATGAATGTAGCAAAGTGCATTAGAGCCGCACTGCAGCCCTTAATTGCATCTTATTTTGGAGAAGACATACTTAATGCGTTGTTTGAAGAATATGCTCACCGTGTTGCCAAGCACCTTGAGAAGGAGAAGGGTAAGTTTGCTTTTATTGTCGTATCTTTGAAGAAAAGATCCTACATAAAGATCGGGAGCTAG